In Candidatus Poribacteria bacterium, the following are encoded in one genomic region:
- a CDS encoding SUMF1/EgtB/PvdO family nonheme iron enzyme encodes MHIETLDYPLIHIPAGEFTMGTIPTGMRKTDPEEPQRSVQLDAYAIGTYQVTNAQYARFVEATGHPQPLFWTEAHLNAPDFPVVGVSWQDATYFLEWLGSLENAEYRLPTEAEWEKAARGTDAREYPWGDIWDASRANTSESGNKQLIPVGSYPSGVSPYGCYDMAGNAYDWCSDWFHMETYKYSPAENPLGASEGRRKVIRGGSWIARGEFAARCANRAAYEPIQAIHSVGFRIAMDVE; translated from the coding sequence ATGCACATCGAAACGCTTGATTACCCACTAATCCATATCCCCGCTGGTGAGTTCACGATGGGAACGATTCCGACCGGCATGCGGAAGACCGATCCAGAAGAACCGCAACGCAGTGTCCAACTCGATGCTTACGCCATCGGCACGTATCAGGTCACGAACGCGCAATACGCCCGATTTGTAGAGGCGACGGGACATCCACAACCGCTGTTCTGGACAGAAGCACATCTCAACGCGCCCGATTTCCCAGTCGTCGGTGTGAGTTGGCAGGATGCGACATATTTTTTGGAGTGGCTCGGTTCACTTGAAAACGCCGAATATCGCTTACCGACGGAGGCTGAGTGGGAGAAAGCAGCACGCGGTACCGATGCCCGCGAGTATCCCTGGGGAGATATATGGGATGCAAGTAGGGCAAACACATCGGAATCAGGAAACAAGCAGCTGATACCTGTCGGGAGTTATCCGTCCGGTGTGAGTCCTTACGGATGCTACGATATGGCAGGCAACGCCTACGATTGGTGTTCCGACTGGTTTCACATGGAGACATATAAATACTCGCCAGCGGAGAATCCGTTGGGTGCAAGTGAAGGACGGCGGAAAGTGATTCGTGGCGGTTCATGGATCGCACGCGGTGAGTTCGCCGCACGCTGCGCCAACCGTGCAGCGTATGAACCGATACAGGCGATTCATAGCGTCGGCTTCCGGATTGCCATGGATGTGGAATAG
- the mutY gene encoding A/G-specific adenine glycosylase encodes MHKKPLPEHYQDFRDALVAWFKKYQRDMPWRNTDDPYRIWVSEVMLQQTQVKKVVGYYETFIERFPDVQRLAVAPLQDVLKVWEGLGYYARARNLHKAAQVIVNELDGKVPQDYATFRKLPGVGDYSAAAVQSIAFGAPYAAVDGNIKRVLARLFLMDAPINDAKSAKLFQAKADALLDRNVPGVFNQAVMELGATMCRPQSPVCLVCPVNSFCEAFHTGYQAEFPKRRETKPVPEHHIAVGVIYRTGEVLITQRQLDGLLGGLWEFPGGQLADSETAETACIRHIADVVNLSVINVRYLTRVRHAYTHFKVVVDVFECDYQAGEVVLNGPRDAKWIEVIALRDYPLPRVTHKFLDELMNSSRQSAVGFHQQSVKGIS; translated from the coding sequence ATGCACAAAAAACCCTTACCCGAACACTACCAAGATTTCCGAGATGCATTGGTCGCGTGGTTCAAGAAATACCAGCGCGACATGCCGTGGCGGAACACGGACGATCCCTACCGGATTTGGGTCTCCGAGGTGATGCTCCAACAGACGCAGGTCAAAAAGGTTGTGGGATACTATGAAACATTCATCGAACGTTTTCCAGATGTGCAGCGTTTGGCGGTCGCACCGCTACAAGATGTGCTGAAGGTATGGGAAGGCTTAGGGTATTATGCGAGGGCACGGAATCTCCACAAGGCGGCACAGGTTATTGTCAACGAACTGGATGGGAAGGTGCCACAGGACTATGCAACCTTTCGGAAGTTGCCCGGTGTCGGGGATTATAGTGCAGCAGCGGTGCAGAGCATCGCTTTTGGTGCACCGTATGCCGCTGTAGACGGGAACATCAAACGCGTGCTGGCGCGCCTGTTTCTGATGGACGCACCGATCAACGACGCGAAGTCAGCGAAGTTGTTTCAGGCGAAAGCGGACGCACTTTTGGATCGGAACGTACCGGGGGTTTTCAATCAGGCGGTGATGGAGTTGGGGGCAACGATGTGTCGTCCACAATCGCCAGTCTGTCTTGTCTGTCCCGTGAATTCCTTTTGCGAGGCGTTCCACACTGGGTATCAAGCCGAATTTCCGAAGCGACGGGAGACGAAACCGGTTCCCGAACATCACATCGCTGTTGGGGTTATCTATAGGACAGGTGAGGTTTTAATCACGCAACGGCAGCTGGACGGTCTGCTCGGTGGACTTTGGGAGTTTCCGGGTGGACAGCTCGCCGATAGTGAAACCGCCGAAACCGCTTGCATTCGTCATATTGCCGATGTCGTCAACCTCTCTGTCATCAACGTGCGGTATCTCACCCGTGTCAGGCACGCCTACACCCATTTCAAGGTCGTCGTAGATGTCTTTGAATGCGACTACCAAGCAGGTGAGGTCGTTCTGAATGGACCGCGAGACGCGAAGTGGATTGAGGTTATAGCACTACGGGATTATCCGCTCCCGCGTGTGACGCATAAGTTTTTGGATGAGTTGATGAATAGCAGTCGGCAGTCAGCAGTCGGTTTCCATCAGCAATCGGTTAAGGGGATTTCATGA